CATGGAGATCCGAGATGAGATTAAGGAAAACAAAGAACTTTTGACCTCAATTCCTGGAATCGGAACTCAATGTGCTCTTAATTTAATCATCATTACCAATAACTTCAAATCGTTTGATAACGCTAAACATCTGGCTTGTTATGCGGGAGTTGTTCCGTTCAAAAATCAATCAGGAACCATTGTGAAAAAAAAGAACGTGTATCGAAAAATGGCGAATCAAAAAAACTGAAAAAAAAGCTGCTCCATTTATCTGCCATGGCAAGTATAAGAACAGACAAGGAATTAAAGACCTATTTTTCTGAGAAAAGTAGAAGAGGGTAAAAATAAAATGAGCATTCTTAATGCTATAAGAAATAAATTAGTACATAGGATAATGGCCGTAATCAAACGAAAACAGCCATTTTTTCCTAAAGAAGAATTTTTATCAATAAAAAACACTCATAATACTTGCTTATTAACATAGAAATCTTAGCGTTTCCAACCTTTTCTATTCCAAGAGCATCTCTATAGTAAAAGAAATACTATGAAAATCACCATCCCTAAACCCTGTCATGAAAGCTGGGACAGTATGACCTATGATGAAAAGGGGAAGTTCTGCACGATTTGTTCTAAAACGGTTCACGATTTTACCCGTTTTTCAGATGAAGAACTCATCAATAGTTTCGATTCAAGTGAAAATATTTGCGGAAGATTCCGGGAAGATCAGTTGGGCGTAAATTTAAACTTTTCCTTATCGAGTAAACTGGCTTTGGGATTATTGGTTGCAGGTAGTTTTATGACTACTGTAAATGCACAGGAAACAAAACTGGGAAAGGCAGAGCTTGCAGAGAAAGCATCAGGAGTAAATATGTTTGTAATATCCAATCATCCTTTCAACATAGATCCATCTGTAAGAATTGGGGCACCCGCTGTTATAAAAACGGAGAATAGACCATTTATCTTGCTGAATGGTAAAAAGGCTTCCTTAGAAGAATTACGTGCGATAAAACCGGATATTGTAGACACTATCTATACGCTTTCAGGAAAAGAAGCGATAGAGCAATATGGTGAAAAGGCTAAAAATGGAGCGATCATAATTACAACAAAAAAGAAAAGAAAGAGAGCATAATAAGAAAAGCTCCGGTAACAGAACATTACCAGAGCTTTTTATTTATTGTTTCACAGCCTGAATAGCCGCTTCATAATTAGGTTCTTGAGAAATATCCGGTACCTGTTCTTCGTAAATAATATTTCCAGAAGGATCTATCACTACCACTGCACGGCTAAGAAGCCCTTTCATGGAAGATTCTACCATTTCTACCCCATAATTCCAACCGAAATCAGAACGGAAATCCGAAAGCATTACCACATTGTTGATTCCTTCAGCACCACAAAATCTTTTTTGAGCGAAAGGTAAGTCTTTGGAAATACAAAGAACTACTGTATTGGGAAGGTTTCCTGCTTCCTCATTGAAATGGTGAACAGACGCTGAGCAAACCCCTGTATCAACGCTAGGAAAGATGTTCAGAATAACATATCTTCCTTTGTAAGCCTCTAAGCTCTGGTCATTCATATTAACGTCCGTAAGGGTGAATTTAGGAGCGGGCTTGTTTATATCCGGTAATTTCGAGTAAGTACGTACAGGTGTTCCTTTTAACATCACTGTATTGATAGGCTTAGATTTTTGAGCAAACCCTAATACTGAGCAAAAGAGTAACGTACCGAAAACTATTTTTGAAAACATTGAAAATTTATTTTTAACAAAAATATTGTTTTTTTCAGTTGGCTGGGTTAATTTTCATTCAAATAGCTCTTAAATAGAGCAAATCTATTGAATCACTATTCTTAAAATCAATTTTTACATCTACCTTTATTATTCAAAAGTTCAAATTCAAACGATTAAATATTAACAATATGAGTTCAGCAAATAGTGCATCATTTCACGATATTTTTAAAAGCCAAAGCGAAATTCCAGAAGAATATAAAGTACCCGAAATTCATCAGAAAGTCTATCTTCTTAATGGGGAACTGGTGGAATGGAATGGAGAAACTCAGAATATCTATTCCCCGATTTGTATCCCTACAGAAAATGGATTAGAGAGAAAACTGTTGGGTAGTATTCCCAATATTGGACAGAAGGAAGCTATGGAAGTTCTTGAGGCTTGTGTAAAAGCCTATGATAATGGTCTTGGTGAATGGCCGACAATGTCTGTTGAAGGAAGGATCAAATGCATGCAGAAATTTGTGTACCTGATGATCCAGCAGCGTGATCTGATCATAAAACTATTAATGTGGGAAATAGGGAAAACCCTGGCAGATTCTACTAAGGAATTTGACCGTACTGTAGATTATATCAATCAGACTATTGAT
This is a stretch of genomic DNA from Chryseobacterium tructae. It encodes these proteins:
- the tpx gene encoding thiol peroxidase, whose protein sequence is MNTVMLKGTPVRTYSKLPDINKPAPKFTLTDVNMNDQSLEAYKGRYVILNIFPSVDTGVCSASVHHFNEEAGNLPNTVVLCISKDLPFAQKRFCGAEGINNVVMLSDFRSDFGWNYGVEMVESSMKGLLSRAVVVIDPSGNIIYEEQVPDISQEPNYEAAIQAVKQ